One part of the Dermacentor andersoni chromosome 2, qqDerAnde1_hic_scaffold, whole genome shotgun sequence genome encodes these proteins:
- the LOC126541338 gene encoding mitochondrial protein C2orf69, with protein MCRRSLWLLANLFSKSLSQSFSAFTMSATTDTCARSSAERFEKVEGSTGKFNDLVLKSPEKTGDGNQVVVFFGGDIQDFPEAMMKHRDNRRYVQWNLDNMATLMGKHFPSAHCIVVRPNRLQYLTFSCYDNFVEGNDMGAPTHEFSITALEHLLALLNSLSVRLNNKTNKAKYDPIATGVLDLPLVLIGFSKGCVVLNQFLYAIKALEVQPDDDVSAFVHRIKAMYWLDGGHSGGSNTWVTKEVILKSFRQCDIKTYIHVTPYQVLCSSRPWIGKEEKVFRETLRKLGVDVTRKIYHEDDLPSLEMHFSVLEEFKETG; from the exons ATGTGCAGACGTTCACTGTGGCTGCTGGCCAATTTATTCAGCAAGTCCCTTTCCCAATCGTTTAGCGCCTTTACTATGTCAGCAACAACGGACACTTGCGCGCGATCTTCCGCTGAAAGGTTTGAAAAAGTAGAAGGCTCTACGGGGAAGTTTAATGATCTGGTACTAAAGTCACCAGAGAAGACGGGAGACGGAAACCAAGTTGTGGTTTTCTTTGGTGGCGACATCCAG GACTTCCCAGAGGCGATGATGAAGCATCGTGACAACAGGCGATATGTCCAGTGGAACcttgacaacatggccacattaaTGGGAAAGCACTTCCCCAGTGCCCACTGCATCGTTGTAAGGCCAAACAGGCTTCAGTACCTCACGTTCAGCTGCTATGACAACTTTGTTGAGGGCAACGACATGGGGGCACCAACTCATGAATTCAGCATTACTGCGTTGGAGCACCTACTTGCTCTACTCAACAGCTTGTCTGTAAGGCtgaacaacaaaacaaacaagGCAAAGTATGACCCTATTGCCACAGGCGTACTGGATCTCCCGCTGGTGCTAATTGGATTCAGCAAAGGTTGTGTTGTTCTCAACCAGTTTCTCTACGCTATCAAGGCACTAGAGGTCCAGCCTGATGATGATGTCAGTGCGTTTGTCCATAGAATAAAGGCTATGTACTGGTTGGATGGTGGTCATTCCGGTGGATCTAATACATGGGTAACCAAGGAAGTTATCTTGAAATCATTTCGACAGTGCGATATCAAAACTTATATCCATGTGACTCCATACCAAGTGCTGTGCAGCTCAAGGCCCTGGATAGGCAAAGAAGAGAAAGTGTTTAGAGAGACTTTGAGAAAACTGGGGGTTGATGTGACACGAAAGATCTACCATGAAGACGACCTTCCATCGTTGGAAATGCACTTCAGTGTGCTTGAGGAGTTCAAGGAGACTGGATAA